cttctggctcaaatgtttttgtcttagcttaggaaacatggccccggagcaaacgaACGTATGCtgtaggtcacaactttaataccaggagcTCCCGAAATAGAATTTGCTCAcaggaccccacagcttagagcagagctgtcaaactcatttgttatgagggccggatctgacataaatgagaccttgtcgggccggtcCATGTCAGGCTGGGGCtgggactgggccatgtgtgttcctatttaagatcaggtagcagagatataaactttataaaggacacagccaaatacaaatacatttttaaaaacttaaaacatgcttaaaatgttagcactgattggtcttaaagatgctttctttgcatctctcccatgggatccagggaactgggcaaaggaagctctggctctttccttccttccccagggggctggggggggggtggaggagcctcagccaatagaaggaagagaggcttggctcagtagctctgctgtgcgattgagagagcctggcaaagcaagctattcctccccaagggaggtgcctcagccaatggagaaaatagaggctttgctctgtagctcctgtgcaattgagcaagcctggcaaagcaagcagaaggaaacaaaatataggagaaggaatcagatgacagccagttgcttgggggcctgataggagtcctccgggggcctaattcagcccccaaactacatgtttgacacctctcaCTTAAGAGGGAGTGTTGCTTCTGACCcaatggcttaaaaaaaaaacccaaaacatccCAACTCTTTTCTTGTTACTTAGGCCAGAGTGGTGCCGGGAACAACTGGGCCAAGGGACACTACACGGAAGGGGCCGAGCTGGTTGACTCCGTCCTGGATGTGGTCAGGAAAGAAGCGGAGAGCTGTGACTGCCTCCAGGGCTTCCAGCTGACCCACTCCCTCGGCGGGGGCACCGGCTCCGGGATGGGCACTCTGCTGATCAGCAAGATCCGAGAGGAGTACCCCGACCGCATCATGAACACCTTCAGCGTGGTGCCGTCGCCGAAGGTCTCGGACACAGTGGTAGAGCCGTACAACGCCACCCTCTCTGTGCACCAGTTGGTGGAGAACACGGACGAGACGTACTGCATCGACAATGAGGCCCTCTACGACATCTGTTTCCGCACCCTCAAGCTCACCACCCCCACCTACGGCGACCTCAACCACCTGGTCTCGGCCACCATGAGCGGCGTGACCACCTGCCTGCGCTTCCCCGGCCAGCTCAACGCCGACCTCCGCAAGCTGGCCGTCAACATGGTCCCCTTCCCCCGCCTCCACTTCTTCATGCCCGGCTTCGCCCCTCTCACCAGCCGGGGCAGCCAGCAGTACCGCGCCCTGACCGTCCCGGAGCTCACCCAGCAGATGTTTGACGCCAAGAACATGATGGCGGCCTGCGACCCCCGCCACGGGCGGTACCTGACCGTCGCGGCCGTCTTCCGCGGCAGGATGTCCATGAAAGAAGTGGACGAGCAAATGCTCAACGTGCAGAACAAGAACAGCAGCTACTTTGTGGAGTGGATCCCCAACAACGTCAAGACGGCCGTCTGCGACATCCCGCCCCGGGGGCTCAAGATGGCCGCCACCTTCATCGGCAACAGCACCGCCATCCAGGAACTCTTCAAGCGCATCTCGGAGCAGTTCACGGCCATGTTCCGCCGCAAGGCCTTCCTCCACTGGTACACGGGCGAAGGGATGGACGAGATGGAGTTCACGGAGGCCGAGAGCAACATGAACGACCTGGTCTCGGAGTACCAGCAGTACCAAGACGCCACGGCCGAAGAAGGAGAGTTcgaagaggaggctgaggaggaAGTGGCGTGAAGGTCTCCTCTCTGCACCCCTCCCGCGGCTCCTTTTGATCCCCGACAGCCTTCTGAACCTATGGGCCATATTCCTGCGCTGGCATAGACTTGAACGTTTCGAGGCCCACCTTCGAGGAGACCAGAGCTTTCCCCTTACGCCTGTCGATGCCGCGGTGTGAAAACAATCCATGCCGGGGGGGGGTCTTTTTTGTTCAGGAATGGCAGCGGTCGGTAATATGTCTAGCAAAAGCACTACCAAGCCTCTTCTCTCAccggctccttcccctcccccccccccacctactcTGCAAAGCGCCTTCTCTGCAGTGTCGTCCATCTTTCGTGTTCTGTGTGGtcgtgtgaattttttttttggttcgTTTCCCAGTAATGAGTATGCACTAACTCACAACCTGCATTGTTCTAGAGGTTtttgtcccccacccccttcccatgTATGTCAGGCTTAAGGGAAAGGTTATTGGAACTGggcgtggggagggggtggcatggAAGGTTGGGACTCTCCTTTAGGGTGAAACGTAGTCCCTTTTTGAGTGTGTTTGCTGTCGAAACAAGTGTATGTCTCCACAATAAACTACTGAATATTGGTACAGGCGAATTCTGGCTTTGAGTGTTGTCTTGTTCGATctaccctgaagaagaagaaaaggaaagaagataGTGGAATGTATATCCTGCACTCCACTccgaatcacagagtctcagagcagctcacagtctcctttcccttgctcccccacaacagacaccctgtgaggcaggtgaggcagagagagctctgacagaagctgccctttcgagggcaGCTCTGCgggagctacggctgacccaaggccattccagcagctgtaggtgaaggagtggggaatcaaacccagttctcccagatgagagtccccacacttaagcactacaccaaactggctctctttttgaaGTCTCAACCTTCGAAAAATGGTGTGTAGCTTTTCTACATGCGGACACGTGCTCCTGTTTTAAACTGCTTTCCCTTTGTGCAGGCTAGTTGTGCTTTACAACATGTAGAACAAAAAAGTGGAGAGCTGCATTGATACAAAGCAGACTCCAGACGTGGAAGCCGCGTATTGTCTTGTTTTAAGACTAGAACGGGGgcagtcaaacttgcttaacgtaagagtcatgtagcataaatgtcaggtgttttgagagccacaagacaggaaggaagggagggagaagaacttaaaatgctttctccaagccagccaatgggatggggtggggctttgagagccacacaatatgtgcgaaagagccacctgtggttcctgagcctcagtttggccacacctggactAGAAGAACCCAACTGCAAGCTTTAGAGTTCTGCAATGGTGGGAGTTGATTTTGGCCTCTAGAGAGTTGCTGGGAGCAAGACTGCTTTaggatagggcaggggtggccaacggtagatctccagaagtttttttgcctacaaaaaaaaaaaatctgagctaccgttggccactcctagGATAGGGTGCTGAGAGCATACAGAGAAGTTGATGGGGAAGCACATTCAGGACATTCAGGACAGACACAAGGAAATACTACCTTACAAAGAGAGTGACTAAAAggtggaatttgctgccggaggatgtagtgatggccgcaggCATAAAGTGCTTTCAAAAGGAATTAGACTTACAGAGGAtacatcaatggctactagtcaagGTGAATGAGGGGAATCTCTACATTCAGAAGTATgaaacctctggatcccagagccaggaggcaacatcaggggaaggcctcagcctctgccttgttggccctccagaggaactggttggccactgtgtgagacaggaggctggactagatggaccctccctggtctgacccagcagggctcttctgatgttcttctcaggggaaggcctcggcctctctgccctgttgttggccctccagaggaactggctggcccctgtgtgagacaggaggctggactagatggaccctccctggtctgacccagcagggctcttctgatgttcttctcaggggaaggcctcggcctctctgccctgtggttggccctccagaggaactgcttggccactgtgtgagacaggaggctggactagatggaccctccctggtctgacccagcagggctcttctgatgttcttctcaggggaaggcctcggcctctctgccctgttgttggccctccagaggaactggctggcccctgtgtgatacaggaggctggactagatggaccctccctggtctgacccagcagggctcttctgaggttcttcccaggggaaggcctcagcctctgtgccctgttgctggccctccagaggaactggttggccacagtgtgagacaggaggctggactagatggaccctccctggtctgacccagcagggctcttgtgatgttcttctcaggggaaggcctcggcctctgccctgttgttggccctccagaggaactggtcagccactgtgtgaggcaggaggttggactagatggaccttccctggtctgatccagcagggctcttctgatgttcttctcaggggaaggcctcagcctctgccctctcattggccctccagaggaactggtcagccactgtgtgaggcaggaggttggactagatggaccctcactggtctgacccagcagggctcttctgatgttcttctcaggggaaggcctcagcctctctgccctgttgctggccctccagaggaactggttggccactgtgtgagacagaaggctggactagatggaccctcactggtctgatccagcagggctcttgtgatgttcttctcaagggaaggcctcagcctctctgccctgttgttggccctgcagaggaactggttggccacagtgtgagacaggtggctggacttggatggatcctccctggtctgacccagcagggctcttctgatgttcttacctgTTCATAGGATCACATAGGTTGGAAGCAGATGGATaccacttcacacacacacacacacacacacacacacgccagaCTGAAGTAGATCACCGCTACAAGTGTTTTCATCACCGTGATAATGTACATTTCAGgtctctgggttttttggccactgtgtgacacagagtgttggactggatgggccattggcctgatccagcatggcttctcttttgctcTTTAGGTTACTGGCTTTTAATCCAAGCTGCCTGTCCCATGGTAATAAAATCAGTGGTCTGGAAGGACTTCTAAAACGTAACAGAAAGGGATGTGTGATGAGCTCTCTAACCACTTTTGTCCCCaaactcttcctccctccccctcatgcTAAAAAGAGCAGCAAGAAAAGCGGTGGGGAGACGTGCGCAGACACACCGCCGTTGTGGCATTTTGATCACGGTAGACTAGTATTTACAGCCATCTTGTCATTGTGCCACTGTTGACCCTTGAAGCCCGAAGACGTATTTTGTGCTTTAACCAGGGGAAAGTCTGGCCGGTAACCCTCAAATAACTAGTCTCGCCCAGCCCTGTTCCTGCGGCAGTTATTTGCTTGAGGCACAAGGGTGATGGGGGAGCTACTTTGGCGCAGGACAAACGAGTATAGGTGGTGGAACGGGTTACCCCAGCCCAGGAGGAGACCTGTGAGGTAACTTCCATTTTGATGATCGTTCTGATTAAAAGGTCGCCTTCAGCTCTCTGCCGCGTTTGCTGTTAATTTGGGAGCCAGAAGGGTCTGAGGTATGGATGTGTCGCGATTCGTACTTCAGCAGAAGGCGTGGGATTTTCTCTTTCGTGGTTGGAAAGAGATGCTCGAAAAGCCACCCCTGCTGGCTTCTCAGAGGGAAAGACCTGCTGTGGGTgaggagattaaataccagagAACTTGATACCGGGTAATTTCTTGTcctttcataataataataaattttatttatatcccgcccaccccgcctaggcaggctcagggcagctaacaacatattcagatAAAAGTTAGACATTAAAACGACCTTAAAAAGTTATACAATAGTTTAAATCAACAGTGTCTTACAAAAACCATTCCAATTTACATAATTTAACAgcaacagtgatgttcctggcgctactCTGTCTATTTGTATAATGGCAAAGATCACTAAATAGAGTCACTTTGGTGGGTCatcagttcggccatcctttgtcagcagtctgcgaaggcctgcctaaaaaggacggtcttgcaggccctgcggaattggtctaggttCCGCAGAGcccacacctcttccgggagctggttccacaggcacggagctgcaacggagaaggcccgtgcgcgagTGTTCTGcgatttcgcctcctttggcccagggatagtcagcttgttcttccctgctgacctcagtgctctttggggctcgtatggggagagacggtccctcaggtaggcaggtcctcgaccatatagggctttaaaggtaatgaccagcacttcgTAGCGAAcccagtatgtaactggcagccagtgcagttcgtgcagccttggctgtatatgctcccactttgggagtcctagtaacagcctggccgctgcgttctgcactagttgcagcttccaggttcgacacagaggcagccccatgtagagggcattacagtagtccaatcttgaggtgaccatcgcatggatcactgttgctaggtcccgacgctccaggaaatcagattactgttgctaggtcccgacgctttCAGGGGGGGGAAATCAGATTATGTTCTTGCTTTCATTAAGGCTTGGACATGTTTGGTGAGTTTGAGCAACATCGAgggcccaggagttcttgtattgagagaaagggagaaaaagacttctttctctcctttccccatcccatgcatcatcttgtcaacctctctcatgtcaccccgctgtcgacgtttctccaagccaaagagccccaagcgttttaacctttcttcatagggaaagtgctccagccctttaatcattctggttgcccttttctgcactttttccaatgctataatatcctttttgaggt
This region of Heteronotia binoei isolate CCM8104 ecotype False Entrance Well chromosome 13, APGP_CSIRO_Hbin_v1, whole genome shotgun sequence genomic DNA includes:
- the LOC132581993 gene encoding tubulin beta-4B chain-like; translated protein: MREIVHLQAGQCGNQIGAKFWEVISDEHGIDPTGTYHGDSDLQLERINVYYNEATGGKYVPRAVLVDLEPGTMDSVRSGPFGQIFRPDNFVFGQSGAGNNWAKGHYTEGAELVDSVLDVVRKEAESCDCLQGFQLTHSLGGGTGSGMGTLLISKIREEYPDRIMNTFSVVPSPKVSDTVVEPYNATLSVHQLVENTDETYCIDNEALYDICFRTLKLTTPTYGDLNHLVSATMSGVTTCLRFPGQLNADLRKLAVNMVPFPRLHFFMPGFAPLTSRGSQQYRALTVPELTQQMFDAKNMMAACDPRHGRYLTVAAVFRGRMSMKEVDEQMLNVQNKNSSYFVEWIPNNVKTAVCDIPPRGLKMAATFIGNSTAIQELFKRISEQFTAMFRRKAFLHWYTGEGMDEMEFTEAESNMNDLVSEYQQYQDATAEEGEFEEEAEEEVA